In one Culex quinquefasciatus strain JHB chromosome 2, VPISU_Cqui_1.0_pri_paternal, whole genome shotgun sequence genomic region, the following are encoded:
- the LOC6036135 gene encoding tissue factor pathway inhibitor, whose translation MYFANSRWFGFGVAVILGLLVATCPGEAKPVDVWDQLTAEGGKMFYKMLEYLSDYDEFDDGRHQKREGSAPLQQLQTSNRVEQPAGSGVKNEKCKLPLRKGVCRALLPRWRYDPESKSCHEFTFGGCDGNANNFMTYEKCMDTCKGV comes from the exons ATGTATTTCGCAAATTCCCGGTGGTTCGGCTTCGGTGTGGCGGTGATCCTGGGACTGCTGGTGGCCACGTGTCCCGGCGAGGCCAAACCGGTGGACGTGTGGGACCAGCTGACGGCCGAGGGTGGCAAGATGTTCTACAAAATGTTGGAATACCTGAGTGATTACGACGAGTTTGACGATGGCCGACACCAGAAGCGGGAGGGTTCGGCCCCGCTGCAGCAGCTGCAGACCAGCAATCGGGTCGAGCAGCCAGCCGGAAGTGGTGTCAAGAATGAAAAGTGCAAACTTCCGCTGCGGAAGGGAGTGTGCCGGGCGCTGCTGCCACGGTGGAG ATACGACCCCGAGTCCAAGAGCTGCCACGAGTTCACGTTCGGCGGCTGCGACGGCAACGCGAACAACTTCATGACCTACGAAAAGTGCATGGACACGTGCAAGGGAGTGTGA